The Longimicrobium sp. genome contains the following window.
GCGCCGGGTGGAGCCGAGGAACGATCCGCCGCCGCGCTCCGAGCCGGTGCGCCACGAGCCGCCGCCCCGCGCCGAGCCCGTGCGCAACGATCCGCCCCCGCGCAACGACCCGCCGCCGCGCAGCGATCCGCCGCGCGCGGACCCGCCCAGCGACTCGCGCCCGTCGCCGGTGCGCCCGGGCCGGGACCCGTCCGAGGGTTGAGGTTCCGCGGGTCTCACGAGACGATGGACGATCGCCCGCACCCGCCGGAAGCCCCGGCGGGTGCGGCGCCGTTTGGAGGAAGAGGGATGTCGCTGAAGGTCATCGAGAGCGAAGTGGTCGCCTGCCGGCGCTGCCCGCGGCTGGTGGAGTGGCGGGAGCGGGTGGGCCGCGAGAAGCGCCGCGCCTACCGCGACCAGGAGTACTGGGCGCGCCCGATCCCCGGCTTCGGCGACCCCGCCGCCCGGCTGCTGGTGCTGGGGCTCGCCCCGGCGGCGCACGGGGGGAACCGCACCGGGCGCGTCTTCACCGGCGACCGGAGCGGCGACTGGCTGTACGCGGCGCTCCACCGCGCCGGCTTCGCCAACCAGCCCACCTCGAGCCACGTGGGCGACGGGCTCGCCGTCACCGGCGCGTGGATCACCGCGGCGGTCAAGTGCGCGCCGCCCGACAACAAGCCGCTCCCCGACGAGCGCGACGCCTGCTTCCCCTTCGC
Protein-coding sequences here:
- a CDS encoding uracil-DNA glycosylase translates to MSLKVIESEVVACRRCPRLVEWRERVGREKRRAYRDQEYWARPIPGFGDPAARLLVLGLAPAAHGGNRTGRVFTGDRSGDWLYAALHRAGFANQPTSSHVGDGLAVTGAWITAAVKCAPPDNKPLPDERDACFPFARRELEALPELRAIVCLGKFAWDGALRLLREAGHPPPVPLPKFGHGAQARVGPYTLIGSYHPSQQNTFTGRLTEPMLNAVFAAARRAVSD